In a single window of the Gossypium hirsutum isolate 1008001.06 chromosome D02, Gossypium_hirsutum_v2.1, whole genome shotgun sequence genome:
- the LOC107909948 gene encoding protein arginine N-methyltransferase 1.1, with product MAYALSVVENIDSTGPSCYYEIPNTTQTSTNSSNNFEGANIRFRDADDKEIASNSSNLDDSIVAVDKASEYVSMGEPDVSFFGCDGEDDKTSADYYFDSYSHFGIHEEMLKDVVRTKTYQNVIYRNKFLFQNKVVLDVGAGTRILSLFCAKVGAAHVYAVECSHMADMAKQIVETNGLPDGEFASLLFRVVNGLGLLNLFLLLLIKAKLLLGSYKLHSLQSKFLFLHPCQVDDGVVLPDEASLYLTAIEDAEYKVDKIEFWNNVYGFDMSCIKKQAMMEPLVDTVDQKQIVTNCHLLKTMDISKMVRRDSSFTAPFKLIAERDDYIHAFVAYFDVSFTKCHKLMGFSTGPRSRATHWKQTVLYLEDVLTICEGETIIGSMTVGYLVCMFLKRFTNIFLIPFLLSFFSKGFP from the exons ATCCCCAACACAACTCAAACCTCGACCAACTCTTCGAACAATTTCGAAGGAGCTAACATTCGCTTCCGAGACGCCGACGACAAGGAAATCGCCAGCAACAGCTCCAATCTCGATGATTCAATCGTCGCTGTTGACAAAGCTAGTGAATATGTTTCTATGGGAGAGCCCGACGTTTCATTTTTCGGTTGCGACGGCGAAGATGATAAAACCAGTGCTGATTATTACTTCGATTCTTACTCTCACTTCG GTATTCATGAA GAAATGCTTAAAGATGTAGTGCGAACCAAGACATATCAAAATGTTATTTATCGGAATAAGTTTCTATTCCAGAACAAAGTAGTTCTTGACGTGGGAGCTGGGACTAGAATTTTGTCCCTGTTTTGTGCAAAAGTAGGGGCGGCACATGTTTATGCT GTTGAATGCTCCCATATGGCTGACATGGCTAAACAAATTGTTGAAACAAATGGCTTGCCTGATGGtgaa TTTGCTTCCTTATTATTCCGTGTGGTGAACGGGCTGggccttttaaatttatttttactcttGCTCATCAAAGCAAAACTTTTGTTAGGTTCTTATAAGCTACATTCTTTACAATCAAAGTTCTTATTCCTTCACCCGTGTCAGGTTGATGATGGAGTTGTGCTACCAGATGAAGCTTCTCTTTACTTGACAGCAATTGAGGATGCCGAGTACAAAGTCGACAAGATCGAAT TTTGGAATAATGTTTATGGCTTTGACATGAGTTGTATAAAAAAGCAAGCTATGATGGAACCTCTTGTTGACACGGTTGACCAGAaacaaattgtaacaaattgcCACCTTCTCAAG ACAATGGATATTTCTAAGATGGTTCGTAGGGATTCTTCTTTCACTGCACCTTTCAAGCTTATTGCAGAGCGTGATGATTACATCCATGCTTTCGTTGCATATTTTGATGTTTCGTTTACCAAATGCCACAAATTGATGGGTTTCTCTACAG GACCAAGATCGCGAGCTACCCATTGGAAGCAAACAGTCCTATATCTAGAGGATGTGTTAACCATCTGTGAAGGGGAGACAATAATTGGGAGCATGACTGTAGGATACCTTGTTTGCATGTTCCTTAAACGTTTCaccaacatttttttaattccttttctaCTTTCTTTTTTCTCGAAAGGTTTTCCCTGA
- the LOC107909947 gene encoding uncharacterized protein, whose protein sequence is MVRERGAHQIWLHRRYLLALHDDSIWVATTDSSFHRWPAEGRNPQKVFQRGGSFKKATVYKEPIFSIPGTPAVVQHEILNNRRHVLTKDAAGLVKLWEITRGVVVEDYGQVSFNEKKQQLFEMEELRYQLFAVAKHSGFRPTSGHYVCYIRSSPNMWHKMNDSRVTCVEEEAVLSQEAYILLYAKQGIPWFSTAIEVQKPCADPRISDSSPNS, encoded by the exons ATGG TACGAGAACGCGGAGCTCATCAAATATGGCTTCATCGAAGATATCTG TTGGCGTTACATGATGATAGTATCTGGGTTGCAACAACTGATTCTTCATTTCATAGATGGCCTGCTGAAGGAAGAAATCCTCAGAAGGTCTTTCAAAGAGGTGGTTCATTCAAAAAG GCTACCGTTTATAAAGAACCAATCTTTTCCATTCCTGGAACTCCAGCAGTAGTTCagcatgaaattttaaataacagAAGGCATGTATTAACTAAG GATGCTGCTGGTTTGGTAAAGCTCTGGGAGATAACCAGGGGTGTTGTGGTCGAGGACTATGGACAG GTTTCATTTAACGAGAAAAAGCAGCAGTTATTTGAGATG GAGGAACTGAGGTATCAACTATTTGCAGTTGCGAAACATTCCGGATTCAGACCTACTTCTGGACACTATGTTTGCTACATTCGATCCTCTCCTAATATGTGGCATAAGATGAATGATTCAAGG GTTACTTGTGTTGAAGAAGAAGCTGTGCTGTCCCAGGAAGCCTACATTTTGCTCTATGCTAAACAGGGTATCCCTTGGTTTTCAACTGCAATAGAAGTGCAAAAGCCTTGTGCAGACCCTAGAATTTCTGATTCTTCACCAAATTCCTAG